CCATTAGAAAATCCGTTCGAACCATCTTGTGTCACCAACTTTGACCTTCCAGAAAATACATAGCCCAATTTAACCCCCGCATAGATTCGCCAGAACTTATATTCATCAATAGTAGATGTACGCCATCTCAATTCCAAAGGCATTTCAATGGCATGTGTTTCGAACTTACTTCTTTCAAAATCTGCAGTACTGGTAATGCTATAGCTTATTGAACCATCAACTTCTTCCGCTACAATATTATTATAATACGAATTAGCCGCATATCCCAGGCCAAGTCCAAAACCAAAGTTTCTTCTAGTATTTATTGGGATATCCTTTATAAAGCCAACTTGTAAATTATAAGATAAATTCCTTAGAATAACATCGGTGGGTTTGTCCAATAAAAAGTTGTACCCCAACCCCGCATAAAATTGATCTTCAAGATATCTATGCGAAGTCTTGTAGTTTATACTATCCTTATTGGACTGTGCACTCATATGGACAGTCATTACAATGAGCGCCATACTGGCAAAATATCTTAAAACATTACCAGATATTACCATACTACTTTTAAAATAAAAAAACGCTCCAAATTATAATATTTGGAGCGTTTTCCACTAAATCTAAGTTATTGTCTACTGCAGATTGTTAAAAGCGTTTCCTTCATAGGTTGTATAATTAACCTTTAAGGCATTTACTTTTCTAAGTTGTTGCTTAATATCGGTGATGAGACCCATATTTGCATTTTTATCCACTTTCAAAGCAGTAGTCAATACATTTT
The nucleotide sequence above comes from Flagellimonas sp. HMM57. Encoded proteins:
- a CDS encoding porin family protein, coding for MVISGNVLRYFASMALIVMTVHMSAQSNKDSINYKTSHRYLEDQFYAGLGYNFLLDKPTDVILRNLSYNLQVGFIKDIPINTRRNFGFGLGLGYAANSYYNNIVAEEVDGSISYSITSTADFERSKFETHAIEMPLELRWRTSTIDEYKFWRIYAGVKLGYVFSGRSKLVTQDGSNGFSNGDIQNFQYGLVLNFGYNTWNIHAHYSLNPLLKDNISLENGSPIDARVFRIGVIFYIL